A DNA window from Streptomyces sp. 71268 contains the following coding sequences:
- a CDS encoding ABC transporter ATP-binding protein — MRVSGLWKRFGEQVAVAGIDLELPAGQFVGLVGPNGAGKTTTLSMITGLLRPDLGQVEIAGHDVWRDPVAVKARIGVLPEGLRLFERLSGRELLAYTGRLRGLDGDEVDSRATQLLGVLDLAGAQHKLVVDYSTGMRKKIGLAAALLHNPEVLFLDEPFEGVDPVSAQTIRGVLERYTASGATVVFSSHVMELVESLCDWVAVMAGATIRAHGPLAEVRGAAPTLQDAFLELVGANDRQQGHDLDWLGGAR; from the coding sequence GTGCGCGTGTCCGGGCTCTGGAAGCGGTTCGGGGAGCAGGTGGCCGTCGCCGGCATCGACCTCGAACTCCCCGCCGGGCAGTTCGTCGGCCTCGTCGGCCCGAACGGCGCCGGCAAGACCACCACCCTGTCGATGATCACCGGCCTGCTCCGGCCCGACCTCGGCCAGGTGGAGATCGCCGGGCACGACGTGTGGCGTGACCCGGTCGCCGTCAAGGCCCGGATCGGGGTGTTGCCCGAGGGGCTGCGGCTGTTCGAGCGGCTGTCGGGGCGCGAACTCCTCGCGTACACCGGCCGGCTGCGCGGCCTGGACGGCGACGAGGTCGACAGCCGCGCCACCCAGCTCCTGGGCGTGCTCGACCTGGCCGGGGCGCAGCACAAGCTGGTGGTCGACTACTCGACCGGCATGCGCAAGAAGATCGGGCTCGCGGCGGCGCTGCTGCACAACCCCGAGGTGCTCTTCCTGGACGAGCCGTTCGAGGGCGTGGACCCGGTCTCCGCGCAGACCATCCGGGGCGTCCTGGAGCGTTACACGGCCTCGGGCGCCACCGTCGTCTTCTCCAGCCACGTGATGGAGCTGGTGGAGTCGCTGTGCGACTGGGTGGCGGTGATGGCCGGCGCGACCATCCGCGCCCACGGCCCGCTGGCCGAGGTACGGGGCGCCGCGCCCACGTTGCAGGACGCGTTCCTGGAGCTGGTGGGCGCGAACGACCGTCAGCAGGGCCACGACCTCGACTGGTTGGGCGGCGCCCGATGA